The genomic DNA CCATAAAAAGGTTTTTTGGTTTATAGATAAGATCAGTATATTGAGAGCGAAAGAATAGAACATTGATAACGAGGAGCATGAAGCAATAAATACGAACGTCTAAAAAACATTTACTTTAATGTATATCTTAGCTAGGCAAATTTATTTTTTCATAGCGGATCGGATTTGTATTTTCTTTTTTAAGTTTATTTTCAAATGATAAATATTCTAAATGGGCGATTGTTTCGGCAATAGCAAAGCGCCATTGGTGTGGTGACAGCTTTTTCTTAGCAAAAATATGATCAGCAACTTGATATGCTGTCTGATGATGAGCGAGCTCTTCCATTTCTTTCAAGCGTACTTTATGATGATGAATCAATTGCTCTATCCGCTCATTTACACGATTAATAATATCTCCATGTCCAGGGAATGCCTTTTCTACATGAAGCTCTTTTATTTTACGAAGCGACTGAATATAATCATGTAATGGGGTGTTGCTTGCTCCTGGCCACAAGCTTATGTTCGGTGTAATTTTATCTAAAATATGGTCACCGGAAATAAGCAGTCCTTTCTCTTTTTGATAAAAGCAAATATGACCATTACTATGTCCTGGCGTATGAATAACTTCCCACGTTTTTCCGCCAAACTCAACTTCCTCCGTCATAAGAGGCTTTATCTGCGGTAAAGGATGAACATGATGAGCTATTAAATCCATATGAATAGAAATATCCGCACTTAATTGGCGAGGAACACCGTGATTAAGATTCATTTCCTCGACAAGTTTCGTCTGCAAGCTGTCTTCTCCCCACACTTGATTGATCATGTTTAGATCGATCTCATGCATATAAACATCGGCACCCGTTAATTGCTGCATCCACCCAGCAAGTCCAGCATGGTCAGGATGAAAATGGGTCAAGTATATCGTCTTAATTTTTTTAGCATGTATATTACATTGCTGAAAAAACTGTTTCCATGCCGCCTTTGCGTTACGATCATTAAATCCAGCATCAATTAATACGTAACCGTCTACATGTTCAAATAAGTAACAATAAACATATTTCATTGGAAACGGGACTGGAATACCGATTCGATAGCCGTTTACATCTATTTTTTCTACGTTCATTTTCCCCCTCCTTACCTAGAGAAATATTGATCATTTTCAAATTTCATAAAACAGGATAAACAACCCTTATTCGATCATCACGAGATAAGAAGCTGTTTTTACTTTTATACATAAACCTCTTTAAATGGATTGATCGCTTTATTCCGTTCAGGATCGATTTCTTGATCTGGAGCATGTTCGAAAATAGATTCAAAAAAGCGAACAGCTGGGATTGAGATTAATTGATGAATATTCCAAAATAACTCTCTTGCTTTCGTACCTGACCAATTTTCTGGCAATAAATCTCTCGGAAATCCTGGGTCTTGAAAAAGGAACTTACGATATTCATGCACGATCTGAGTCCGTTCGATAAAACACTCCTCATCTGTTAATGAATTATTCAATGCTTTCTCCCGCAGTTCATCGAACTTCGGCTCATATTGTTGAATAAATCGATCGTATTCATCAGAAATATGCTGTAAATCCCAGCCTTTATCAATAACATATTGATTGCTATGGGAAACGACTGTTGCTGAACTCAACAACATCGTATAATCCTCAATATGATAATTTTTTATCATTTGACGAACTTGATCTTCTAAAGGATTAGGACTTACCCATGTACTGTTTGAAATCATGCCGAATCCCGTCCAGCTTAGCTCTTTGCGAATTTCATTGCGCAGCTCTCGTTTCTCCTCAGGAAAAGAGTACATTAAAATTCGCCATTTCCCATCCCATAGTGGGCTCGGGGCAGCGTATACTCTTTTCACCCCATCTTCAACCCTTCTGCCGCCTTGTTCAGTGACAGAATAATAGCTTTTATTGCCGATTTTTCGCACGCGCAATAAATGGTTTTGCACCATTCGCAAAATGGCCCCGCGTACTGAAGATTCTGAAACACCAAATCGATTCATCAGCTGAATTAAACTTCCTACCCAAATTTCTCCACCATAATATTGAATATACTCTCCGTATAAAGTAAACATTAATGACCTTGGTTTCACCTTTTTCACCATCCATCACTTTGAAATCTAGAAGTATCTTCTTTCATTATAGTGGATCGTGAAAAGTTATGCATTAAACCGCGGTTTCAGTTTTTTTCCATTTGTATGAATATTTTCTTTCAGAATCGCAACCACATCATTTGGAATCGGCACAGCTTTAATTCCGTTTGCTGTTTGCTTCACCCATCCTCTTAACTCATAGCCATAGCCAGTGCGAATTTCGCCTTTAAATACTTCATGGCTCAGTTTAATTGTTTTGTTTTGGATTTCATCAACAGAAGTGCGCACTGTAATTAAATCTTCGTATAATAAAGGCTGTTCAAATGTACATCTAACATCTAAGAGCGGAAGAATTATATTTCGTTCACTTTCTAATTGGCTAGGTGATAAATTGCAGCTTCGAAAAAACTGATGGCCTGCGATGTCAAACCATTTAAAATAGTTAGGATAGTAAACGATGCCTGCTTTATCAGTATCGCCCCAGTTCACAAGTATGTCGATTTCATTCATTCTCATTGCCGTACCTCAAGCTTGTATTATTTTTCATCATCAATCAGTCCAATCTTTATCTATTGTGTTAAATGGCGATATCGAAAGCCGATATCGCCATAGAATACGTTATTTACTGACCTGTCCAATTAGCTGGTCGCTTTTCAATAAATGCGGATAATCCTTCTTGAGCATCTTGTGAACGGAATAAGAGATTTTGCAGTTCACCCTCATAACGAATCGCAACATTTAATGGCATTTCTTTTCCATTCATAATTGATAATTTAATATTTGAAGTTGCATACGTAGCACTGCTAGCAATTTTTCGTGCATATTCTAAAGTCTTTGCTCTCGTTTCTTTTTGCGGGAACAAGCGATCAACTAACTTAATGTCCAAAGCTTCTTGCGGAGAAAGCGTTTCGCCCGTAAGGTTCATGTCAAGGGCTTTTGAATGCCCGACTTGACGTGCTAAGCGCTGTGTTCCGCCAGTACCTGCCAACACACCGAGCGTTACTTCTGGAAGTCCAATTTTTCCAGCTTCGTCACCCATAAAACGAAGATCACACGCTAACGCCATTTCTAAACCGCCGCCAACTGTATGTCCCTCCAGACATGCAATCCAAATTTGCGGTGAACGGGCAATTTTATCTAATGTTTCATTACAGAAAAGGAAAAATTGTGTTTTAAAGCGTGGTTCTGAAGCTTTAAGGAAATTAATATTTGCTCCAGCAGAGAAAAACTTTGGCATGTCGCTCATTAACACAACAACTTTCACATCATTGTCGAAGCGAATATCATCAATTGCAGCATTTAGCTCCTTGTAGTACTCCAAATCGTAGGCATTTGTCTTATTAACATGCATATGAATTTCTGCGACTCCGTCCTTTTTAGTAACCGTAATCGTTTTCGTTTTTAATGCTGTTGTCAAATTAAAAACCTCCCAAAAATATATATTACGAAATAAAATCTTTCGTTGTTATTTCATAATATACAGAATATTTATACTACTATCAATCCCTTAAATTAACCGTTTTTATAGATAAAACACATTATTTTCTTTCATTTTCTTAAAATTTCACTACTTTTCTAACAATTTCATCTTTTTAATTCGTTCGTTTGAAAAAGATATTGCTTAATGGTGTTGCATGAAGTAATATTTCATCTGACTTTACATCATATAAACCGAAAGGAACTAAACGCAAGCCTGGAAGAAAGTCACATGTTAAAAATAATAATGTATAAAGAATATCGTGGAAAGGAAAGCCGCGTTGCTGTAATGCGAATAAAAGCTCATTATGATACTTAACCGTAACATCAAAAGAACGATCTGCGGTCATCATGCCTGTTAATGGCAAAGGGATTTCCAACACAACTTCGTCACCGTCTACAACTGCAATCCCGCCACCCATTTCATACACTTTTGCCGCTGCTTTTGCCATCGCTTTATGATCCTTTCCAATTACAAGCAGTTCAGTTGTCGTATTATAAGTAGAAGCCATGCCATCTACATTCACCGCAAACCTTTCTAAAATCCCTTTCACGATCCACTCGCCATTTCTATCAATTAATACAGCATTTAATAAACCTTCATGCGCTGATAAGTCTGCAAAACCATTTTTAGACGGTAGTTCGATATCTTTTCTTTGTGTAATAACGTTGCTGCGGAAATAAATAACGGGAACAGGATCATTCGTTGTATGTGGATATAAATAAAGTTCAGATGTTTCTAAAACTGATGTTGAAAATGAAAATGGCTTTCTCACAATATATTGATTCCAATCGATTTCAGGCAATGAAGCTGTTAATACACCGTTTTCGGCTACAACTTCACCATTTGCAATGACGAGATCTGGACGGAAATCAACAAGATTAGGTAATAAAATCACATCTGCACGTTTACCAGGAGCAAGACCTCCAATGTAATCATCAAGCCGCAAATATGTCGCTGCATTAATCGTCACCATTTGAATGGCATTCATAACAGGGACCCCAAGTCCAACAGCTTGCCTAACGAGACCATCCACAAACCCTTCTTTCTCAATAAAAGCTGGATGCGGACCGTCGGTTGTCATTAAAATTCGGCTTATGTTCACTTTTTTCTCGGTAATTAGTTTAATTATTTCCGCTAAATCTGGACGCAAGGAACTGTTACGTAATGTTGTCCATAAGCCTAATCGAAGCCGATCGATTGCTTCTTCAGCTGTAATTGCTTCATGGCATGCACTAACTCCAGCTGCGGCAATCGCATTTAATTTCTCATACGAACAGCCAGCAGTATGACCATCTGATATTTTACCTAGCTTTTTTACATAATCCATCGTATGTTGCAAAAAAGGATCACCATGATACAATAACGGCCAGCGAGTGACTTCAGCTGTACCGACAACGTCATCAAGTTCAAGCAGTTGTTGAACATCCTGTTCGTTAAACCACTCCCGCTCGCCTGGATAGTCCGCTTGTGAAATGAGGCGGACGAGCCAAAGAAAGTTTCCTGGCAATTGTTTTAAATCGCTGATTAATTTTTTAAATCCATTAACACCCATATGCATATAAAAAAACAAATTATCATTTACTGTTGTTGTTGTGCCGAGTGGCAATACTTTACTAGTAACACTGATAGGGTTATACACGACCCATGGATGGGCATGTGCCTCAATAAATCCAGGTGAAACATACATCCCTTCCGCATTAATCACTTTCGTACTCTTATCGATACAATGTTCCGAATGACCAATATAAGCAATGCAGTCTTCATAAATTGCAAGATTTTGTTTTAACAACTCTCCAGAATAGACATTTATGACTGTACCGCCTTTAATAAATAAATGAGCTGCTCGCTCGCCTTTTGCAACCTCGACTAATTCTTTTCTCGATGCCTTTATATTCACTTTCCTCCGCCTCCTATATAATATTATGTTTTAATATCTATCGAATATATAACATAATATTAATTTAGCAAGCGATTTAATGTCAATGATAAATAAAGGGTGACTTACTTACGACTAGAAATCCCACAAAACAATTCGTTATTAAATTGGGAATATCTTTACATGATGAGTTCTTTTTTGTTCTCACTTGATGCAAGACTTTACCTAATATCGCTTTTGAGAATTTGCTCGATTTCAAAAGCATCATCATGATTCATGCGATATTTTTGAAACATCCTATTTCTATCGTAAAAGATTGATTTAAAAGAGGAGAAAAGAAGGAGAATTAGGCGAGTATGATGAATAACCTTCGTGAAGTCTCAATTTTCAAACATCCCCATTTATTTATATGTCACTTCAATCATTCTTTAAATCTACTACTATGAATTTTTCATTAAAATCTGGAAACTTTTTAACCGTAAAACTTTTTTTAATTACGAAAAAACCTTGAAATGCATATAGCCACTCAAGGTTTAAATCAATCACATCATATTTTCGGAATATCAACCACTTCTCCTGGTGATTTTATTAATGAGAATATCGGGAATGTTTAGATTCCCCTTTTTCAATCAATACTTTTGAATCTTGAACATAAAAAGGGACGTCCAATAGTAGAAAATCTACTTATTGGACACCCCCTAATCTTCACAAATATGATTAAACTGTAAATCTATAAAAGGAATGTCATTTTCAATTTTTATCTTCATGCTATTAAGCGCTTCTTTTACCTTGCCTTTACTCTTTTGCTCTTCACTAAGATATTTAGAAAAGTACATATAAGAGTATATTTGTCTACACTAGCGTTGCATTAATGAATATTGAAGGTTATGAGGATTCCTAATAGTTAGTAATTAATTTTCAAGCAATAAAAAATCCTTTACAATGGAGGTACAGGTGATTCCCTGTCCAAATCCAATAGTAAAGGATAACCGATATGGACAAGAATACACTAAAATCATCATTTGGTAAATGGATAACACCTATAAACTCAAAAATACTTTTTGAACAAGTAGAAGAAAGTAAGCAAGATCATTATACGAAAAAACTGACAACTGTAGCCTACATAAAGCTTATGTTGCTTGCTCAATTACAAGGATTCGAGAGTCTGGAAGAAATGAGTGACGCACTGATTCATGATCAACTTCAAAAAGCCTTAGGTTTTGAATCAATCAGTAAATCTCAATTATCAAGAAAAAACAATGAAGTCAATCCAGCTATTCTTTCCCGATTATTTTTGGAGCTTGTGCACCAAATAAAAGAAATTCACTTTAAAAACGGAAAGCATATGCCATTAAAAATCATCGACTCCAGTACACTTCCATTAAACCTGACGAATTATAAGTGGGCAAAATTCCGCAAAACAAAAGCTGGTGTCAAGCTGCATTTGCGACTTGTGTTCATGAATAATGATACTGTATACCCTGAAAAAGCAGTCATTACAACAGCCAAAGAACATGACAGAAATCAATTGGAAATTCTCGTTGATGATAAGGAAGCCATGTATGTGTTTGACCGCGGATATGTTGATTACGAACGGTTCGATCGAATGATGGATGATGGCTACTTCTTTGTATCAAGATTAAAGAAAAACGCCGTCATTCGTGAGGTAGAATCCTTTTCGGTTCCTGAAAAGTCTACTGTTCTATCAGATAGAATGGTTTACATTGGCTCTACTCAAAATCGTACAGAGAATGTCTTCCGCCTCCTTGAAGTTGAGGACACAAAAGGAAACATTCTTAGGTTAATAACCGAATCGCTTCGATTTAGAACCTGACGAAGTCAGCGAAATTTATCGTCAACGTTGGGCGATTGAACTGTTTTTTAAATGGCTAAAACAGCATGTAAAGATCAAACACTTTTATGGTATGGGTGAAACAGCGATTCAAAATCAAATTTATCTTGCACTCATTGCCTACTGTCTAAATGTTCTAATCCAACTGGAGATGAAAAGCAAAAAAGCCCTACTCTGGATTAGTCGTTGGTTAAAGGCAGCACTTTGGAAGCCTGCTTACATTTGGATTCGCAAATTCGACAATAGAGCAAGTCCGTAAACACATACACAGTTGCTGTCACCTAAGTATTAAATGTATATTTTTACTAAATGGACAGAGCACCTTTGTTTAGCCCTTGTTCTTTTAGCAAAAAATAACACTGGTCTATTTACAGAATATTCCGTCTTTATTTATGCAACGCTAATGATAAAATATAAATTAATATAATAGGCTTTATAAAATCAGTATAACCAAACTCATTTATTTACTGTAATGAGTTTTTAATGTTTATTTATATTTTAGGAATATCAATTATGTTTCCTGGTGACTCACTAATAAGAATATCTGAAATACTTGGGTTGCTTTTTTTTAACTTGAATATTTGAATTTTTGTTAAT from Bacillus aquiflavi includes the following:
- a CDS encoding acyl-CoA thioesterase, yielding MRMNEIDILVNWGDTDKAGIVYYPNYFKWFDIAGHQFFRSCNLSPSQLESERNIILPLLDVRCTFEQPLLYEDLITVRTSVDEIQNKTIKLSHEVFKGEIRTGYGYELRGWVKQTANGIKAVPIPNDVVAILKENIHTNGKKLKPRFNA
- a CDS encoding enoyl-CoA hydratase/isomerase family protein, coding for MTTALKTKTITVTKKDGVAEIHMHVNKTNAYDLEYYKELNAAIDDIRFDNDVKVVVLMSDMPKFFSAGANINFLKASEPRFKTQFFLFCNETLDKIARSPQIWIACLEGHTVGGGLEMALACDLRFMGDEAGKIGLPEVTLGVLAGTGGTQRLARQVGHSKALDMNLTGETLSPQEALDIKLVDRLFPQKETRAKTLEYARKIASSATYATSNIKLSIMNGKEMPLNVAIRYEGELQNLLFRSQDAQEGLSAFIEKRPANWTGQ
- the paaX gene encoding phenylacetic acid degradation operon negative regulatory protein PaaX, yielding MKPRSLMFTLYGEYIQYYGGEIWVGSLIQLMNRFGVSESSVRGAILRMVQNHLLRVRKIGNKSYYSVTEQGGRRVEDGVKRVYAAPSPLWDGKWRILMYSFPEEKRELRNEIRKELSWTGFGMISNSTWVSPNPLEDQVRQMIKNYHIEDYTMLLSSATVVSHSNQYVIDKGWDLQHISDEYDRFIQQYEPKFDELREKALNNSLTDEECFIERTQIVHEYRKFLFQDPGFPRDLLPENWSGTKARELFWNIHQLISIPAVRFFESIFEHAPDQEIDPERNKAINPFKEVYV
- a CDS encoding MBL fold metallo-hydrolase; the protein is MNVEKIDVNGYRIGIPVPFPMKYVYCYLFEHVDGYVLIDAGFNDRNAKAAWKQFFQQCNIHAKKIKTIYLTHFHPDHAGLAGWMQQLTGADVYMHEIDLNMINQVWGEDSLQTKLVEEMNLNHGVPRQLSADISIHMDLIAHHVHPLPQIKPLMTEEVEFGGKTWEVIHTPGHSNGHICFYQKEKGLLISGDHILDKITPNISLWPGASNTPLHDYIQSLRKIKELHVEKAFPGHGDIINRVNERIEQLIHHHKVRLKEMEELAHHQTAYQVADHIFAKKKLSPHQWRFAIAETIAHLEYLSFENKLKKENTNPIRYEKINLPS
- a CDS encoding adenine deaminase C-terminal domain-containing protein, which codes for MNIKASRKELVEVAKGERAAHLFIKGGTVINVYSGELLKQNLAIYEDCIAYIGHSEHCIDKSTKVINAEGMYVSPGFIEAHAHPWVVYNPISVTSKVLPLGTTTTVNDNLFFYMHMGVNGFKKLISDLKQLPGNFLWLVRLISQADYPGEREWFNEQDVQQLLELDDVVGTAEVTRWPLLYHGDPFLQHTMDYVKKLGKISDGHTAGCSYEKLNAIAAAGVSACHEAITAEEAIDRLRLGLWTTLRNSSLRPDLAEIIKLITEKKVNISRILMTTDGPHPAFIEKEGFVDGLVRQAVGLGVPVMNAIQMVTINAATYLRLDDYIGGLAPGKRADVILLPNLVDFRPDLVIANGEVVAENGVLTASLPEIDWNQYIVRKPFSFSTSVLETSELYLYPHTTNDPVPVIYFRSNVITQRKDIELPSKNGFADLSAHEGLLNAVLIDRNGEWIVKGILERFAVNVDGMASTYNTTTELLVIGKDHKAMAKAAAKVYEMGGGIAVVDGDEVVLEIPLPLTGMMTADRSFDVTVKYHNELLFALQQRGFPFHDILYTLLFLTCDFLPGLRLVPFGLYDVKSDEILLHATPLSNIFFKRTN